ATTCAGAAGCATCTGAATCTGTTCCTCCGACGATGTGGAACAAGCTCTTTGATACGGCTGTCGGTAAGTTAACAGTCCTGAGTGTACTGCGCATGTTGGGAAATGAATATCTAGCTGTGGAGAAACGGCTCCCTTTGGCTCTGATCGCGTTGGTTGATGGTGTTCTCTGCCCTAGTAACAAAGATCTTAAACTAACGCCCAGGTACGTTGAGATGCTGTCAGACGTTGAGAGCTTTTTAGCGTATCCGTGGGGTCGAGAGTCGTTCTTGAAGACCGTGCCGTGTTTCCTGCCTCCCCTTGTTGTCGGACCAGGTGCGAACCCACTGCAAGTTATGCGTGGTCGGCTATCGCAAAAGATAACAGTTTGCTATGGGTTTCCACTTGCTCTGCAGTTGTTCGTATTTGATGTTGTGCCTCTGCTATTGGAGAAAATTCCCAACGCAGGGAACACCGCCACTTTCATTGATTCCCCCGGAGCTTGCTCTTCGCCGTCCACTACTCTCACAGTCAACGAAATAGTTGCTGTCGAGGAAGACCCAGACGTaagtttgttttccctttgtttTAAATGCAGCGGATGCAAAAATACAGTGAAGTTAAACGGTTACGGCTTTTGTGGTTAACGTGTCTTCCATTGCTTTTTGCCTGGCTGCAGCTCTCTGTCCACTTCACCGTGATTCCTGATGAGGAACGGCTGCTGTTGGTGGACCAGAATGAAGATAGGCAAGTTACTTCTTTGGTGTAGAATTTGCTTTGTGGGGAAACATTCAAACCTGAGGACTTTCCAGGTGGTGACCAGTCGTTTTCCCCCAAGTTTAAGGTTCCAGACGCTGCCCAGGGGGAGGGAGCTTGTCCCACTCCCGTACGCCAGATAAATTTGCGACAGCGTAATACAGCGCCCATTGAAGTTGAAGATATTTCTTCTTCTGGAAACAGCGGAGAAGAGAATCGTCAATGCTCAGAGAGGTGTACgcatgaaaatttaaaacattggaTATCCCAGCGGTTTGAGGGGATGGAGAACAATATTGAAGAGTTGCGGACACTGATTTGCAAGAGTTTGGGTCTGCCCGAGGGGAGCAAACGCAACGCTAGGAAGAGGAAAGCGATGGATGATCCGCAGGTGCGTCGCACTCCGTCTCCTGATGATAGTATTGTGAGTGAAACCGAGGGGCGAAACAGGAAggggaaaaaaaggaaaacggTTGGCACTCGACATGTTGGGAAAAAAACGTTGCCTCGGCGTCGATCTGGAGGTGGAAAGGAGGTGACAAAGGTTGTACGCCGAAGTTATTTTTTCGCATAATATACAATTCGTGGTCATTTACTGTCCTGACACCTTTGCCGTTTTCCAGGAAGTGAGCAGGAAGAACCCACCCTCATCAGAGAGAGAAAGTGGTCACCAGAACGATGATGATCATGCAAAAGAAAACGAGTCTGACAATGCACGTTTTCCACCATCCGGCGGAAACAAAGGCGATCAGGTAATGTGATAGATAGTtttattgttgtgttattgCTTAGACTTCTAACCCAAcgctggggggggggggggatggtCAGCAGCAAGAAACACAATCGAATGCCCTCGTCCTGTTTGGAGATGTATTAGATGTTGAGCTTGAGTCCTATGTGTTACCAGCAGAGGTTCGTTTGCATCTTAATTAGTTGTATAGTGTTTGGCTAAGTAGTGGTAATAACAATAGTTGTGAATATTTGCGGATTTCTTCTACCTTCCAGCATGCGGTAACCTCCCCGGGGGCATGGCAGAAAAGAAACCCAACGTACCGGTATGAGCAAGGCTCCCCAGTCGCATGGGAGAAAACAAAGCCGAACTGTTACAGTTTGGTTGGTAGTGTACGCTCCTTTCATCCTTCATGGGATGGAAACCCCTCCTCGAAATCTAAGGTTGCATCCACCGGAATTGAAACGTGTCCGCTACTGATTATATCATAGACAGTAATTATATCTGTCACCTTAAGTTTGGTCTGTTATTGTTGTACATTACTTGAAGTGCGTTATTAACGGATCTGATGCAGGAAAGAAGTGCTCCAGAAGGTGGGGAGGGCCATCAAAAATGGGTAGGTGCTCCACCGGTGGGCTATGAGTCCGGTCAAACATCAAATCAGAATGATGGAGAGGGGCTTGAACAAGTCTCTGCTCCTATGGGGTTTGTTGAGGCACTTGTGAAGGAGATCAACTCTGAAATCCTGGGGGCGGATGAGGTAGTTATATCTTAGGCAATGGTTTAGGTCTGTTGTTGTTCGACAATTCTCAGAGAGCGTAATTAACTGATTTGAAATTTCAGGAAATAAGGGCAACGAGGGGTGAGGAGGGTGCACAGCCAAAAGAAAACAAGTCTGTGGCTGCCCGCATGACACCAACGGCGGGGATTGGCTTTGCGCAGGTGGTGTGCATTTTATTATtggtgtacacatgtacattttatttttggtgtacACCTGTTGACATAGGTTACTGACTCCATCTAGAAAACGGGTGGCGACAACGGTGGTGAGTTCGTTGAGGAGGATCCTGACGGTGGTGAAGGAGCGAGGACGGCAGACAAACAGCCCCAATCTGTTGACTCCGTTGAAACATCAAATATGGAGTTTCCAAAGCCTGTGGAGGCGGTTGGAAAAGTTGCTCCTCCCAAGGCGGGTGGTGAGGCAAGTGTTAAGGAGATCAACGCTGAATTACAGGGGACGGAGGACGAAGAGAGATATGACAGTTGTAAAGACGACATGTCCACTGATAGCCAGATACAAGAGAACCCACGTGATCTGTGTGGTGAAACGGATGCGGACTCTGAAGATGTGGGCAGTGGTGGTAAACGGCATCGCATGAGATCCAGCAAGATTTCTGGAGTGTACACCCCTGACCCAAGGGTGAAAAAGTTGTTTAAGAGCGAGGAGAAGGTTGAGTATAAGCCCATTGCCAAAACGAATCGAACACAATTTAAGAAGTTTGCCGAAATTTTGAGGGAAAACCCCGAGCAGTAAGTTTCTAACTCTTTTTAAGGTTATATACATACACTCGTGCATAAGTTCCTGATTGTTGGTTAAATTTGCAGGATGTGGAATATCGCTACCGGTCACTCTGTGTGTAATCACTTCTTCCTTGAAATTGCTGAACCGGGGAAATGGATGTCTGACGAGGTACTATTAAGCTCTACATCGTCGTCACATTATACCTTTGATAGTCACCTTATGTAACTAATATTTGTTACATAGTTTATTGGGACAGCACATGCATGTGATAATGAACATGTTGTGGAGGCGTCGCGGGATTTATCTACAGAAGGAGAGGATGGTGATCTTGGATCAGTACTTTATAAAAACCATTCAGTCAAACTGGAGTGCCTTTAGCGCAGACAATGATAAGCTGCAGTTCGAATGGGGGAAAAACGTAGCACAATATGTGACAGGAAAGAGCAAGGGGCAGAAAATGAAGTTGGGACTTGGCCGCGATGTCGACACCGTGTACACCCCGATGAATTGGGGTGGAGATCACTGGGTTGGTCTCTGCATTAAGCTGACTGAAGGTCATGTGACGGTATTTGATTCCTATGTTCCTGATACTGAGATCGAGGTTGCGGAAGGACATATGTGTTCGGTTGTACAATCGTTGCcttatatattagaaaaatatgtggGGCATAAATGCTATAAGGTGAAGGAAGGTCTTCGAATTTACTCTTGGAGCCGCGCAGAAGGCATTTATCACAACAAAAGGGGTGGCGACTGTGGGCCATGTGCTGCCAAGTTCATAGAGATGCATGCTGCTGGCTTAACGGAGGAAATGAGTTGGATTACCGACAAAGATGTTGATAGATTTCGAGAGCAGTATGCAATGGACTGCTATGAAGAATTCGTGGGCGATGCTAAAGTAAACAATGAGTAAACTTGAAGTTGTTTTCTTTGTCAGAATAATGTTCGAACCCAATGGTACTTATGTTTGTGTGAACGAAATGGAACTTAATGGTATATTTATGGTGTGCTTGTGTGATTATGCGTTTATGATCATCGAGAAACAAAAAAGTTTATCGGTATTGACTTTGGTATTTCTAGATATGTACACCTGAGTTAAAACGCTGCACACCAACTACATGTGTTGACTTTGGTAGACCTTGTAACCCTCGTACACCGTTGTTGTAATGTTGTTGTAACTACGTGAAGGTATACATCATTGAACAAAATGATTGCGAATGTTATTGTGTTATAATTAGAACTATTTGTGATGTTTGATTGTATTATATAAAGTCACATTATTGAACAAAATGAACTACATGTATTGTCGGTGGTAGACCTTGTAACGTTTGGTGTACAATATAAAGTGAAACGTTTTGTTTGGTCTTTAAAAATCGTACACCATTGGCGTAATGATGCACACCAAGTCTGACatttccactacaagaaaacataatcttaacgagggcggttttcctcgttatttcgtcgtaaaagaggctttacgacgaattagcgaggaaacgcgtttgctcgttacacgtccgtcgtaacacatatttcctcgctaattcgtcgtaacttagcgaggaatatatttcgtcgtaaagacgaagtagaacgattcgtcgtaaagacgtcgctacaattcctcgtaaggacgtcgctacaattcctcgtaaataactcgaaaacagttcctcgtaatctacacgtaaataccttgaaagattttcctcgcaaaatacacgtaacaaccacgaaatgatttcctcgtaaaatggtcgtaaacatttcctcgttatttcctcgtaaatacttcctcgtaaaatactcgtaaactgtttctcgtcatttcctcgtaagatttccacgtaaagaggtcgtacattagctacgaatttacttcgtttttattattttacagaattttaaaatataataaaaaaataattaaaattatttaatttaataataaatt
This region of Brassica napus cultivar Da-Ae chromosome C5, Da-Ae, whole genome shotgun sequence genomic DNA includes:
- the LOC106417302 gene encoding uncharacterized protein LOC106417302 — encoded protein: MKKSKLSQTTVRRRTRSSGEELLERPPTKQQRYPDSGSEDGPGGGDSSGGQFSDGVPSSVLPRRLFAYGAYPTKLRVNIYSKSHVIGSVAAALKGTDAMDTLMASQFRGLFQLPVVRYQNSTKLIGCLLSRQLVTARRHKFWSTFGPDPLRFSLYEFRDVTGLNCGAFDVQDSEASESVPPTMWNKLFDTAVGKLTVLSVLRMLGNEYLAVEKRLPLALIALVDGVLCPSNKDLKLTPRYVEMLSDVESFLAYPWGRESFLKTVPCFLPPLVVGPGANPLQVMRGRLSQKITVCYGFPLALQLFVFDVVPLLLEKIPNAGNTATFIDSPGACSSPSTTLTVNEIVAVEEDPDLSVHFTVIPDEERLLLVDQNEDRQVTSLV